One window of the Dethiosulfovibrio russensis genome contains the following:
- a CDS encoding glycosyltransferase family 2 protein: MSSKIGVCILSYNRPEYLRKAIESVLNQSLRPSWVEIMDNGSDPSVREPVKGWIEDGSILWKGEPVNKGVHWNFQKALARGDSADYLYIMHDDDVLLPSFLKEGVGFMSNHPELVALACNGYEIDSDGNRIGNLHNPKRRKNVEFFPSVGDMVNLYMKTFMAFPSIIYRGEFLAGVEVPSRFGQLVDVVFLTELARKGGLAYLNKRLFEYRVHGGQDSTVFKEDDWRLLEKYYLSLSKEFPGLSWRIKAYLARRRLSRYWKKIKRKLLS; encoded by the coding sequence ATGAGTTCGAAAATCGGAGTCTGTATTTTATCCTACAACAGGCCTGAGTATCTGCGAAAGGCGATCGAGTCGGTATTGAACCAGTCTCTTCGTCCTTCCTGGGTAGAGATCATGGACAACGGGAGCGATCCATCCGTAAGGGAGCCTGTTAAAGGGTGGATTGAGGATGGATCGATCCTATGGAAAGGTGAGCCCGTAAACAAAGGTGTCCATTGGAACTTCCAAAAGGCTCTGGCAAGAGGAGATTCCGCAGACTATCTTTATATAATGCACGATGACGATGTCCTTCTTCCCTCTTTTTTGAAAGAAGGGGTGGGGTTTATGTCGAATCATCCCGAATTGGTAGCATTGGCCTGTAACGGGTACGAGATCGATTCCGACGGGAACAGGATAGGCAATCTCCACAATCCTAAAAGGCGAAAGAACGTGGAGTTTTTCCCCTCCGTGGGAGATATGGTCAATCTCTATATGAAGACTTTCATGGCCTTTCCCTCCATCATATACAGAGGGGAGTTTCTTGCGGGTGTAGAGGTTCCCAGTCGATTTGGCCAGTTGGTGGATGTAGTGTTTTTAACAGAATTAGCACGAAAAGGTGGCTTGGCATACCTGAATAAGCGTCTTTTTGAGTATAGAGTTCATGGCGGTCAGGACTCCACTGTTTTTAAGGAAGACGATTGGCGACTTCTGGAAAAATACTACTTGTCTTTGTCGAAAGAGTTCCCTGGATTGTCCTGGAGGATAAAAGCATATCTAGCTAGGCGCAGACTATCCAGATATTGGAAAAAGATAAAGCGAAAGTTGCTTTCTTGA
- a CDS encoding thiamine pyrophosphate-binding protein, translating to MKASDWIARYLADIGVDTVFEMIGGMTTHMLDSIYREGRSRIVTVHHEQAGAIAACGWAQVKGLPGVALATSGPGAVNLLTGIGTCYFDSIPAVFLTGQVNRNELSTGLSMRQLGFQETDVVSMAKAVTKGAVQVTDPEDIPKIMDWAFKTAMEGRPGPVLIDIPMDVQRGEITEPYDAPELTEDPDKGSICGADRFLDRLKNALDKANRPLILVGSGVVRSGISEEVSSLVRKLKVPSVFSLMGKGTLKDCGELSVGMIGTYGNRWANYALARCDLLLVLGSRLDIRQTGVDTEGFTRQKEVFQVDIDPCEIEGRITATESLVADLRSLVPLMADKIMPAPSFDDWRSEISERRRLWDDTEELGRIEGINPNGFMRMLGLRSPDASAFVTDIGANQMWAAQSLDTDGRPFISSGGMGAMGYALPAAMGASIGFGQTPVVVVVGDGGMQCNIQELQTIVRNKLPLKIVVMDNGSLGMVRQFQEAYMGGRYPGTVWGYDAPDFCRVAEAYGIEARRVEDPAFVEDALAWLWRDPEKPSLLSVRILPGVGVAPKMAFGKGLDEMEPER from the coding sequence ATGAAGGCGAGCGACTGGATAGCTCGATATCTGGCGGATATCGGAGTGGATACGGTGTTCGAGATGATAGGCGGCATGACCACCCATATGCTCGACTCCATATACCGAGAGGGAAGAAGCCGTATAGTGACGGTACATCACGAACAGGCCGGTGCCATAGCTGCCTGCGGCTGGGCCCAGGTGAAAGGGCTTCCCGGCGTCGCTCTGGCTACCAGCGGTCCGGGAGCGGTCAATCTGTTGACTGGAATAGGGACCTGCTACTTCGATTCGATCCCGGCGGTATTTCTTACCGGTCAGGTGAACAGAAACGAGCTCAGCACAGGGCTTTCGATGAGACAGCTCGGCTTTCAGGAAACCGACGTCGTCTCCATGGCTAAGGCCGTAACAAAAGGGGCGGTCCAGGTTACCGATCCAGAGGACATCCCGAAGATAATGGACTGGGCCTTCAAGACCGCTATGGAGGGCCGCCCCGGACCGGTGCTCATAGACATACCTATGGACGTCCAAAGAGGGGAGATAACCGAACCTTACGATGCCCCCGAGCTAACGGAAGATCCCGATAAAGGGTCGATCTGCGGAGCGGACCGTTTCCTGGATAGGCTGAAAAACGCCCTGGACAAGGCCAACCGTCCGCTCATACTGGTGGGGAGCGGTGTCGTTCGTTCCGGTATCTCCGAGGAGGTCTCGTCTCTCGTTCGAAAGCTCAAAGTTCCATCGGTCTTTTCCCTTATGGGGAAAGGAACCCTAAAGGATTGCGGAGAGCTTTCGGTGGGAATGATAGGAACCTACGGAAACAGATGGGCCAACTATGCCCTGGCTAGATGCGATCTGCTTCTCGTCCTGGGCAGCCGTTTGGACATTCGCCAAACCGGCGTGGACACCGAGGGCTTTACCAGGCAAAAAGAGGTCTTTCAGGTGGATATCGATCCTTGCGAAATAGAGGGTCGAATAACCGCCACAGAATCCCTGGTGGCCGATCTTCGTTCCCTGGTCCCTCTCATGGCGGACAAGATAATGCCAGCCCCCTCTTTCGACGATTGGCGAAGCGAGATATCCGAGAGAAGACGACTTTGGGACGATACGGAAGAGCTGGGGCGGATCGAAGGGATAAACCCCAACGGTTTTATGCGTATGTTGGGCTTGAGAAGCCCCGATGCGTCTGCCTTCGTGACCGATATAGGGGCCAATCAGATGTGGGCCGCCCAGTCTCTGGACACAGACGGAAGACCTTTCATAAGCTCCGGTGGAATGGGTGCTATGGGATACGCCCTACCTGCCGCCATGGGTGCCTCCATCGGATTTGGGCAGACGCCCGTGGTCGTTGTGGTCGGAGACGGGGGCATGCAATGCAACATACAGGAGCTACAGACCATAGTCAGGAACAAGCTTCCCCTGAAAATAGTGGTTATGGACAACGGGTCGCTTGGGATGGTGCGACAGTTTCAGGAAGCCTATATGGGTGGACGCTATCCCGGTACGGTCTGGGGATACGACGCTCCCGACTTCTGTCGGGTCGCGGAGGCCTATGGGATAGAGGCGAGGAGAGTCGAAGATCCCGCTTTCGTGGAGGACGCTCTGGCGTGGCTGTGGAGGGATCCCGAAAAGCCCTCTCTGTTGTCTGTGAGAATCTTGCCAGGCGTAGGGGTCGCCCCGAAGATGGCTTTCGGAAAGGGATTGGACGAGATGGAGCCTGAAAGATGA
- a CDS encoding NAD-dependent epimerase/dehydratase family protein produces the protein MKSSARGDLLRSWLDTLADLAMDLADDLKGSRILLTGGTGFVGTWITSLLMAMKDRGAGFELAILSRKPDVLRSRLGAFFDLSSLELIPSDLTAPPLELPRFDMAIHAAGEISPGVPWPMVEKSLVSATGSVADELGKNGCRRFLFISSGAVYGDSGNPGGVAENYCLAPDPCGGDIYGNAKRWAETLSLMYGRKWGMEVTIARCFAFSGSFLPLNGRFALGNFISDGIKKDPVVVRGTGTPLRSYLDGSDMALWLLTLLVRGKDGRPYNVGSPYPISIGDTATMVADMCGTRVEILNGQDGRGDYYPVTDRIEEDLGLNPTVDLAESIERTIVWNGGNVL, from the coding sequence TTGAAGAGCTCTGCGAGAGGTGATCTCCTCCGTTCATGGCTTGACACCCTGGCGGATCTCGCCATGGACCTGGCGGACGATCTGAAGGGCAGCCGGATTCTCTTGACCGGTGGAACCGGCTTCGTAGGCACATGGATAACCTCGCTGCTTATGGCGATGAAAGACCGTGGTGCCGGTTTCGAACTCGCCATATTGTCCAGAAAACCGGATGTCTTGAGATCCCGACTCGGAGCTTTCTTCGACCTCTCTTCTCTGGAGCTGATACCCTCGGATCTTACTGCGCCTCCTTTGGAACTTCCTCGCTTCGACATGGCTATCCATGCCGCCGGCGAGATATCTCCCGGGGTGCCCTGGCCGATGGTTGAGAAAAGCCTCGTCTCCGCCACCGGATCGGTCGCCGATGAACTGGGAAAGAACGGCTGTCGCCGCTTCCTCTTCATAAGTTCAGGAGCCGTCTACGGTGATAGTGGAAATCCCGGCGGAGTGGCGGAAAATTATTGCCTCGCTCCCGATCCCTGCGGTGGAGATATCTACGGAAACGCCAAGAGATGGGCCGAGACCCTGTCTCTCATGTACGGTAGAAAATGGGGAATGGAGGTTACCATAGCCCGATGCTTCGCCTTTTCCGGTTCCTTTTTGCCTCTGAACGGTCGTTTTGCCCTGGGAAACTTCATTTCCGACGGTATAAAGAAAGATCCCGTCGTCGTCCGTGGTACAGGAACTCCATTAAGATCCTATCTGGACGGCAGCGATATGGCCCTTTGGCTCTTGACCCTATTGGTTCGTGGAAAAGACGGAAGACCCTACAACGTCGGCTCTCCATATCCGATCTCCATAGGAGATACCGCCACCATGGTTGCCGATATGTGTGGAACCAGGGTCGAGATCCTGAACGGACAGGACGGCAGAGGGGATTATTACCCTGTGACCGACAGAATAGAGGAAGACCTCGGTTTGAATCCTACCGTGGATTTGGCGGAATCCATAGAAAGAACGATAGTCTGGAATGGAGGGAACGTTCTATGA
- the rfbH gene encoding lipopolysaccharide biosynthesis protein RfbH: MTEKEALRKEILELVGRYCDMEDDARSYRTGDRISYGGRVYDSREVTALVNASLDFWLTAGPEASGFEREFADFLNIRHCSLVNSGSSANLLAFMALTSPLLGDRRIFRGDEVITVAAGFPTTVAPIVQYGAVPVFVDVSLPTADVDVDMLEDALSEKTKAVMIAHTLGNPFDLASVKDFCDSHNLWLVEDNCDALGSKYLMDGKWRYTGTVGHLGTSSFYPPHHMTMGEGGAVYTDDPLLHRIVRSMRDWGRDCTCPSGVDNSCGHRFTGRYGELPEGYDHKYVYSHLGYNLKATDLQAAIGRIQIEKLPDFVEARKKNWAYLRKRMDRYSDRLILPEATENSDPSWFGFLLTVREGAGFSRDEAVRHLESRGIQTRMLFAGNLIKHPCFDDMREQGIGYRQIGPLTTTDRIMTDSFWIGVYPGLDERRLNAMAEAIEELCER; encoded by the coding sequence ATGACTGAAAAAGAAGCCCTAAGAAAAGAGATCTTGGAACTGGTCGGTCGTTACTGTGATATGGAAGACGACGCCCGGTCTTATAGAACCGGAGATAGAATTTCATACGGAGGAAGAGTCTACGACTCACGGGAGGTAACCGCCTTGGTAAATGCCTCCTTGGACTTCTGGCTTACGGCGGGACCGGAGGCCTCGGGATTCGAGAGAGAATTCGCCGACTTCCTGAACATCCGTCATTGCTCTTTGGTTAACTCGGGGTCCTCCGCCAACCTCCTGGCCTTTATGGCCTTGACGTCGCCTCTTCTGGGAGACAGGAGGATCTTCAGAGGAGACGAAGTCATAACCGTGGCTGCCGGTTTTCCCACCACAGTTGCCCCTATCGTCCAGTACGGTGCCGTGCCGGTATTCGTCGACGTCTCGTTGCCTACGGCGGACGTAGACGTAGATATGTTGGAAGATGCCTTGTCTGAAAAGACCAAGGCTGTGATGATCGCCCATACCCTGGGCAACCCCTTCGACCTGGCCTCGGTCAAGGATTTTTGCGACTCCCACAATCTGTGGCTGGTGGAGGACAACTGCGACGCTCTAGGCTCCAAATATCTCATGGATGGAAAATGGCGCTACACCGGAACAGTAGGACACCTGGGCACCTCCAGTTTCTATCCTCCACACCATATGACAATGGGGGAAGGGGGAGCGGTCTACACAGACGATCCCTTGCTTCATCGTATAGTTCGGTCCATGAGGGACTGGGGGAGAGACTGTACCTGCCCTTCCGGAGTGGATAACTCCTGCGGCCATAGATTTACCGGTCGTTACGGAGAATTACCCGAGGGATACGACCATAAATACGTATACTCTCACCTGGGTTACAACCTTAAAGCGACGGACCTGCAAGCTGCGATAGGACGGATCCAGATAGAAAAACTGCCTGATTTCGTTGAAGCCAGAAAGAAAAACTGGGCCTATCTCAGAAAACGGATGGACAGGTACAGTGATCGTCTTATCTTGCCCGAGGCCACGGAGAACAGCGATCCCAGTTGGTTCGGCTTTCTCTTGACCGTCCGAGAGGGAGCCGGTTTTTCCAGAGACGAAGCTGTAAGACATCTCGAATCCAGAGGGATCCAGACCAGGATGCTCTTTGCGGGGAACCTCATAAAACATCCCTGTTTCGACGATATGAGGGAACAGGGGATCGGATACAGGCAGATAGGACCTCTCACGACCACAGACAGGATAATGACCGACAGTTTCTGGATCGGTGTATATCCTGGATTGGACGAGAGAAGATTGAACGCAATGGCAGAGGCAATTGAAGAGCTCTGCGAGAGGTGA
- the rfbG gene encoding CDP-glucose 4,6-dehydratase, whose protein sequence is MNKINKSFWNGRSVFVTGHTGFKGGWLSLWLSSLGARVHGYALDPPTSPSFFDALKLGDMIDSTIGDVRNLDLMIAEMKRTSPEIVFHMAAQPLVRESYKNPIETYDINVMGTAKVLEAVRKTPSVRAVVVITTDKCYENGERIWGYREDEPLGGYDPYSSSKACSEIVASAYRRSYFNPDDYDRHRVALATARAGNVLGGGDWAKDRLIPDCFRSILAGEPVIIRSPHAVRPWQHVLEPVSGYLRLGRLLYQAGPEYGESWNFGPVDRDEQTVEKVVGKLCELWGDRAGYEIGEDPERLHEASMLRLDCSKSRFRLDWLPEWSLEQALSESVEWTKAWSNGASSDEMATISVDQIDKYSNGEN, encoded by the coding sequence TTGAATAAAATAAATAAATCCTTCTGGAACGGACGATCTGTGTTCGTGACGGGCCACACCGGGTTTAAAGGAGGATGGTTATCGCTCTGGCTGTCTTCTCTGGGAGCCCGGGTTCACGGCTATGCTCTGGATCCTCCTACGTCGCCCTCCTTTTTCGATGCCTTGAAGCTCGGCGACATGATCGACTCCACCATAGGAGACGTGAGGAACCTAGATCTCATGATAGCCGAGATGAAAAGGACTAGTCCCGAAATAGTCTTTCACATGGCTGCTCAACCGCTGGTCAGGGAATCCTACAAAAACCCTATAGAGACCTACGACATAAACGTGATGGGCACTGCCAAGGTTCTGGAAGCGGTTCGCAAAACCCCATCGGTACGGGCCGTAGTGGTAATAACCACCGACAAATGCTACGAAAACGGCGAACGTATATGGGGCTACAGGGAAGACGAACCGCTGGGAGGATACGACCCCTACTCGAGCAGCAAAGCCTGCTCCGAAATAGTAGCCTCGGCCTATCGTCGCTCCTACTTCAACCCTGACGACTATGACAGGCACCGGGTCGCCCTGGCAACGGCTAGGGCCGGAAACGTCTTGGGCGGAGGCGACTGGGCCAAGGACAGACTGATCCCTGACTGTTTTAGATCCATCCTTGCCGGTGAGCCGGTGATTATCCGAAGTCCCCATGCGGTTCGTCCATGGCAGCACGTTCTGGAACCTGTGTCGGGCTATCTTCGTCTTGGAAGACTGCTCTATCAGGCTGGACCGGAATACGGAGAGAGCTGGAACTTCGGCCCTGTGGACAGAGACGAACAGACGGTCGAAAAAGTGGTCGGCAAACTCTGCGAACTATGGGGCGATCGGGCCGGATACGAGATAGGGGAGGACCCGGAAAGACTCCACGAAGCCTCCATGCTTAGGCTGGACTGCTCCAAAAGCCGGTTCAGACTCGACTGGCTTCCCGAATGGTCCCTCGAACAGGCGCTGTCTGAGTCGGTCGAATGGACCAAGGCTTGGAGTAACGGTGCCTCTAGCGACGAGATGGCGACGATCTCCGTCGATCAGATAGACAAATATTCCAATGGAGAGAACTAG
- the rfbF gene encoding glucose-1-phosphate cytidylyltransferase, with translation MKVVILAGGFGTRISEESHLKPKPMIEIGGKPILWHIMKIYSHYGFDDFVVCLGYKGQVIKEFFANYYLHMSDVTFDFRDSNRLTVHSNAAEPWKVTLVDTGLNTMTGGRVKRVAPYLEDDTFMLTYGDGVSDVSIDRLLEFHRSHGKTATVTAIQPAGRFGALDMDEKGSVSGFQEKPKGDGSWINGGFFVLERSFLDRLGGDDTVLERAPLEGVAKDGQLMAYRHRGFWQPMDTLRDKMKLDEAWETGQAPWKIW, from the coding sequence ATGAAGGTAGTCATACTGGCAGGAGGCTTTGGGACCAGGATAAGCGAGGAATCCCACCTGAAGCCCAAGCCCATGATCGAAATAGGCGGAAAGCCCATACTGTGGCACATAATGAAAATCTACTCCCACTACGGTTTCGACGACTTTGTCGTATGTCTGGGTTACAAAGGGCAGGTCATAAAGGAATTCTTCGCCAACTACTACCTCCACATGTCCGACGTCACCTTCGACTTTCGTGACTCCAACCGGCTCACGGTACACTCCAACGCCGCCGAGCCGTGGAAGGTCACCTTGGTGGATACCGGACTGAACACCATGACAGGAGGCAGGGTCAAAAGGGTGGCCCCCTACCTGGAGGACGACACCTTCATGCTGACATACGGCGATGGGGTCAGCGATGTTTCCATAGATAGGCTGTTGGAGTTCCACCGCTCCCACGGAAAAACCGCCACCGTAACGGCGATCCAGCCCGCCGGTCGGTTCGGTGCCCTGGACATGGACGAAAAAGGCTCGGTCAGTGGATTTCAGGAAAAGCCAAAAGGGGACGGAAGCTGGATAAACGGCGGATTCTTCGTCTTGGAGCGGAGCTTCCTGGATCGACTGGGAGGCGACGACACGGTCCTCGAGAGGGCCCCTCTCGAGGGAGTGGCAAAAGACGGCCAGCTCATGGCCTACAGACATAGAGGCTTCTGGCAGCCTATGGACACCTTGAGAGACAAGATGAAGCTCGACGAAGCCTGGGAGACTGGACAGGCACCGTGGAAGATATGGTGA
- a CDS encoding glycosyltransferase family 10 domain-containing protein — protein sequence MNLAIVMPSIYGQNRAFDPDSPLNRDDCLAHLRHLRERLKGMGISLSTYDKVSPEDTWGYLFLDYQDKFMEELDRRGYGGHRYLAIFESEVIIGDNWDREKHRAFDAVLTWNRNAFSNQDGGPRYIPYMWPNDLTPPVDVPSKKERQKLCVLMAGNKWSSDPRELYSSRRDTIRWFEKHHPDELDLYGPGWNSPPLKRVANTVKAIGRKLRGRPTGPIGDLWETFSCYRGIAPSKRKTLPNYAFSICYENAQGIPGYITEKIFDCLLSGVVPVYMGWEGVQEVIPSECYVDRRTYSSHEELYRYLVSMSEDEYRGYLDGASSFLTGPLSDRFSLDAFADAIVEGIEPDLAKEGNKP from the coding sequence GACAGCCCCCTAAACAGGGACGACTGCCTTGCCCACCTTCGCCATCTCAGAGAGAGACTTAAGGGCATGGGCATATCTCTATCCACCTACGACAAGGTATCCCCTGAGGACACCTGGGGATACCTTTTTCTGGACTACCAGGATAAGTTCATGGAGGAGCTGGATCGCCGGGGCTACGGAGGACATAGATATCTGGCCATATTCGAGTCGGAGGTCATAATAGGGGATAACTGGGACCGGGAAAAACACCGAGCCTTCGACGCCGTCTTAACCTGGAACCGGAACGCCTTCTCAAACCAGGATGGCGGTCCACGCTATATACCCTACATGTGGCCCAACGACCTGACCCCACCTGTGGACGTTCCCTCAAAGAAGGAGAGGCAAAAGCTCTGTGTCCTCATGGCGGGGAATAAATGGAGCTCAGATCCGAGAGAGCTATACTCGAGCAGAAGGGATACCATCCGGTGGTTTGAAAAGCACCATCCAGATGAACTGGACCTATACGGCCCCGGCTGGAACTCCCCCCCTCTAAAGAGGGTCGCCAACACGGTAAAGGCCATAGGCCGAAAGCTGCGGGGACGGCCCACCGGTCCTATAGGGGACCTATGGGAGACCTTCTCCTGCTATCGTGGGATAGCACCATCCAAGAGGAAAACCCTGCCGAACTACGCTTTCTCTATCTGCTACGAAAACGCCCAGGGCATACCGGGCTACATCACAGAGAAGATATTCGATTGCTTACTCTCCGGCGTGGTCCCTGTGTACATGGGGTGGGAGGGCGTTCAGGAGGTCATACCGTCTGAGTGCTACGTGGACAGGAGGACATACAGCTCTCATGAGGAGCTTTACCGATACCTTGTCTCCATGTCGGAGGATGAATACCGAGGCTATTTGGACGGGGCGTCGTCTTTTCTCACAGGGCCGCTATCGGACCGTTTCAGCTTAGACGCCTTCGCCGACGCCATCGTAGAGGGCATAGAGCCGGACTTAGCGAAAGAGGGGAACAAACCATGA